One genomic window of Evansella cellulosilytica DSM 2522 includes the following:
- a CDS encoding DUF4395 domain-containing protein, translating to MKGIPVSLVKANQSMLVALTTLSILLQNVWILLITFLIIMTSLIFGGKANIAFIVKKMITKRDLSQDDTESAVLTRFNQSIAASLLFVGLLVLFISEHWIGWVFVAMVTVAATVALLGFCIGCFMYFQFKQLKYKWKTRNSN from the coding sequence ATGAAGGGAATTCCTGTTTCTTTAGTAAAAGCGAATCAGTCTATGTTAGTAGCATTGACTACTTTGTCAATATTGTTACAAAATGTTTGGATCCTGTTAATAACATTTCTAATTATAATGACATCACTCATCTTTGGGGGAAAAGCAAATATTGCATTTATTGTAAAGAAAATGATTACTAAAAGAGATCTTTCGCAGGATGATACAGAATCGGCTGTTTTAACACGATTTAATCAATCAATTGCTGCAAGTCTGCTTTTTGTTGGCTTATTAGTCTTATTTATTTCTGAACATTGGATTGGTTGGGTATTCGTAGCAATGGTCACGGTAGCGGCAACTGTAGCCTTATTAGGATTTTGTATAGGGTGCTTCATGTATTTTCAATTTAAACAACTAAAATATAAATGGAAAACTCGAAATAGTAATTAA
- a CDS encoding MFS transporter, translating to MEKLTVWNPEDNKFWEEKGKRIANKNLKISVFALILAFCIWQLWSVTATRLNDVGFNFTNSELFTLAALPGLTGATLRLVYTFLPGLLGGKKTTILTTVVLLIPAIGIGFAVQNPETSFFTMALLAALCGLGGGNLASSTATINPFFPKQSKGTANGINVGIGNLGVSVVQFVTPIVIGLGFIGAITGGAQILPDGSEVYIQNAAFIWVVPIIVATILTIFFMDELPNTKQSVKSQLSVLKLKHFWIMAWLYIMCFGSFIGFAAAFPLLIRAEFPEINAVAFAFLGPLIGASLRPAGGWLSDKVNSGARVTFWTIIVMMLGTGGAIFFLNIQNFIGFLISFLLLFAGTGIANGSTFRMVPYIVEEKQAAPVMGLIAALAAYGAFFIPKIFGWSIESTGNANVALIIFICYYLVSLAVCWYWYTRKGCGQHC from the coding sequence GTGGAAAAATTAACAGTATGGAATCCTGAGGACAACAAATTTTGGGAAGAAAAAGGTAAAAGAATTGCTAATAAAAATTTAAAAATTTCTGTATTTGCTCTAATACTAGCTTTTTGTATTTGGCAACTATGGTCTGTTACAGCAACAAGGTTAAATGATGTTGGATTTAACTTTACAAACAGTGAATTATTTACACTTGCAGCACTACCTGGATTAACTGGTGCAACATTAAGATTAGTTTACACATTTTTACCTGGCTTATTAGGTGGGAAAAAAACGACAATACTCACAACTGTCGTACTCCTTATTCCGGCTATAGGAATTGGTTTTGCAGTGCAGAATCCAGAAACTTCATTTTTCACAATGGCATTACTTGCTGCTTTATGCGGATTGGGAGGAGGAAATTTAGCTTCTTCAACAGCTACTATTAATCCATTTTTTCCAAAACAATCAAAGGGTACAGCAAATGGGATTAATGTTGGAATTGGAAATTTAGGAGTAAGTGTCGTACAATTTGTTACTCCAATTGTCATAGGCTTAGGGTTTATAGGAGCCATTACTGGTGGTGCTCAAATATTGCCAGATGGTTCTGAAGTATACATTCAGAATGCTGCATTTATTTGGGTAGTTCCTATTATTGTTGCAACTATTTTAACAATATTTTTTATGGATGAATTACCCAATACAAAGCAAAGTGTGAAAAGTCAGCTTTCAGTATTGAAGCTGAAACATTTCTGGATCATGGCTTGGTTATATATCATGTGTTTTGGTTCATTCATTGGCTTTGCGGCAGCATTTCCTTTGTTAATTAGAGCTGAGTTTCCAGAGATAAATGCTGTAGCTTTTGCGTTTTTAGGTCCATTAATTGGCGCATCTTTACGACCAGCAGGTGGTTGGTTGTCAGATAAAGTTAACAGTGGTGCAAGAGTGACTTTTTGGACCATAATCGTAATGATGTTAGGAACAGGTGGTGCCATATTTTTCTTAAATATACAAAACTTCATTGGGTTCTTAATTAGTTTCCTTCTGCTGTTCGCCGGTACTGGAATTGCTAATGGCTCTACATTTAGAATGGTGCCATATATAGTTGAAGAAAAGCAAGCTGCCCCTGTCATGGGTCTTATTGCAGCATTAGCTGCCTATGGTGCATTTTTCATTCCGAAAATTTTCGGTTGGTCTATCGAATCGACCGGAAACGCAAATGTCGCTTTAATCATTTTTATTTGCTACTACTTAGTGAGTTTAGCTGTATGTTGGTATTGGTATACTAGGAAAGGCTGCGGTCAACATTGTTAA
- a CDS encoding SDR family oxidoreductase yields the protein MYKDSEVAVITGGGSGIGKAAALKLAKEGYFVYIIDLKEERGKTVKNQIIDNGGSSEVLDIDVKDEARIIEGFQQIKDNHTSVQTIFINAGINGILSPIEAMSITEWENTLETNLRSTFLFVKHSIPLMKQEGGSIIITSSINGNRVFSNIGMSAYSTSKAGQVAFMKMAALELANYHIRVNAICPGAITTNIGENTTEKHELDNVKIPVNYPEGNQPLEHGPGSPEQVAELVYFLSSNASSHITGTEIYIDGAESLL from the coding sequence ATGTATAAAGATTCCGAGGTTGCTGTCATCACTGGTGGAGGATCTGGCATAGGCAAAGCAGCTGCTTTAAAGCTAGCTAAGGAGGGTTATTTTGTTTATATCATTGACTTAAAAGAAGAGAGGGGTAAAACGGTTAAGAATCAAATAATAGACAATGGGGGAAGCTCGGAGGTTTTAGACATTGATGTAAAAGATGAAGCGAGAATTATAGAAGGATTTCAACAAATTAAGGACAATCACACTTCTGTTCAAACAATTTTTATTAATGCCGGAATAAACGGAATATTAAGTCCAATTGAAGCGATGTCAATTACTGAATGGGAAAATACTTTAGAAACAAATTTAAGAAGTACATTTTTATTTGTTAAGCATAGTATTCCCTTAATGAAACAAGAGGGGGGAAGTATTATTATTACTAGTTCAATAAATGGTAATCGTGTATTTTCCAATATTGGTATGTCTGCTTATAGTACATCTAAAGCAGGTCAAGTTGCTTTTATGAAAATGGCAGCGTTGGAGCTTGCGAACTATCATATTAGAGTAAATGCGATCTGCCCTGGAGCGATTACGACGAACATTGGTGAAAACACAACAGAAAAACACGAATTAGATAATGTGAAAATTCCAGTCAATTATCCAGAAGGTAATCAGCCTTTAGAGCATGGTCCTGGTTCTCCAGAGCAGGTTGCTGAACTTGTATATTTCCTCTCATCAAATGCATCTAGTCACATAACGGGTACAGAAATTTATATCGACGGTGCAGAATCCTTACTATAA